Proteins co-encoded in one Candidatus Tectomicrobia bacterium genomic window:
- a CDS encoding VOC family protein — protein sequence MGLTGVNHTSFTVSDVKVSAKWYCEKLGFEVMSDTLRDPRYCEMVTGVPGAHLHIIYVRGAGYPIELIQYIGGAGVKIDTATNNVGSAHVCFNVDDLNAMYADLKSKGVRFMSAPVGIPEGPNKGGLVVYMEDPDGNTLELIQPPRR from the coding sequence ATGGGCCTGACCGGCGTCAACCACACGAGCTTCACCGTCTCCGACGTGAAGGTTTCGGCCAAGTGGTACTGTGAAAAGCTCGGCTTCGAGGTCATGTCGGACACCCTCCGGGACCCTCGCTATTGCGAGATGGTGACCGGCGTCCCCGGCGCCCACCTGCACATCATCTACGTGCGGGGGGCCGGCTATCCGATCGAGTTGATCCAGTACATCGGCGGGGCGGGTGTGAAGATCGACACCGCCACCAACAACGTGGGGAGCGCCCACGTCTGCTTCAATGTGGATGATTTGAACGCCATGTACGCTGATTTGAAGAGCAAGGGCGTCCGCTTCATGTCCGCCCCCGTGGGCATCCCCGAGGGGCCGAACAAGGGCGGGCTGGTCGTCTACATGGAAGATCCGGACGGCAACACGCTGGAACTCATCCAGCCTCCCCGCCGCTGA
- a CDS encoding efflux RND transporter periplasmic adaptor subunit, translating to MNLRLDQNRHFVLAAAGVLLAGLLISFVLIRSRPTPVVTRPEAEGRLVRGMRLERKEKALWVTGYGTVRPKTEVQLVPEVSGRFIRRSAGLRSGGFIQKGELLFEVDPRDYELAVAQRQAQIAQLEADIQRLNQEEKNNRTALKIAERQLKLVGTELERNRKLRQEGVVSPTQFENTLQAFLRQEQLALQSRTALDLIPPQLAQKRAALRVSQAQLEEARLALERTKYHAPFDGRVRQAKIEVGDYVRAGQSIGAIHDMSVVEIPVSVPVEDARWAFRRTEGVVQFPRSREEVQQFFPSAEVLWNRFGQDFRWEGQVTVVEAGLDEATRAVTLIVEVPEPLKDWAPGRHPPLIAGMFVQARIRGITVRDVFVIPRTALHADDVVHVLNDGRLDIRKVQVLRKDESEAVVQNGVREGEWVILSPIPEPVPGLKLRLADGNRAGERKR from the coding sequence GTGAACCTCCGGCTCGACCAAAACCGCCACTTCGTCCTGGCCGCCGCCGGCGTGCTCCTGGCGGGCCTCCTCATTTCCTTTGTTCTGATCCGCAGCCGGCCCACCCCGGTGGTGACGCGCCCCGAGGCGGAGGGCCGCCTCGTGCGGGGCATGCGCCTCGAACGGAAGGAGAAGGCCCTCTGGGTGACGGGCTACGGCACCGTCCGCCCGAAGACCGAGGTGCAGCTCGTGCCCGAGGTCTCGGGGAGGTTCATCCGGCGCTCGGCGGGCCTCCGGAGCGGGGGCTTCATCCAAAAGGGAGAACTGCTCTTCGAGGTGGACCCCCGGGACTATGAGCTCGCGGTGGCCCAGCGCCAGGCGCAGATTGCCCAGCTCGAGGCGGACATCCAGCGCCTGAACCAGGAGGAGAAGAACAACCGGACGGCCCTCAAGATCGCCGAGCGCCAGCTCAAGCTGGTCGGAACCGAGCTGGAGCGCAACCGGAAGCTGCGGCAGGAAGGGGTGGTTTCCCCCACCCAATTCGAGAACACCCTGCAGGCTTTTCTCCGGCAGGAGCAGCTCGCCCTCCAGTCGCGTACCGCCCTGGACCTCATCCCTCCCCAGCTCGCCCAAAAACGGGCCGCCCTGCGCGTCTCGCAGGCCCAGCTCGAGGAGGCTAGGCTGGCCCTCGAGCGGACAAAGTACCATGCGCCGTTCGACGGGCGGGTGCGCCAGGCCAAGATCGAGGTGGGCGATTATGTCCGGGCGGGGCAGTCCATCGGGGCCATCCACGACATGTCGGTGGTGGAGATCCCGGTCTCGGTCCCCGTGGAGGACGCCCGCTGGGCCTTCCGGCGGACGGAGGGCGTGGTCCAGTTCCCCCGCAGCCGGGAGGAGGTCCAGCAGTTCTTCCCCAGCGCCGAGGTGCTGTGGAACCGCTTCGGCCAGGACTTCCGCTGGGAGGGCCAGGTGACGGTGGTCGAGGCCGGCCTGGATGAGGCCACCCGCGCCGTCACCCTCATCGTGGAGGTCCCCGAGCCGCTCAAGGACTGGGCGCCCGGGCGGCACCCGCCCCTCATCGCCGGGATGTTCGTGCAGGCGCGCATCCGGGGCATCACGGTGCGCGACGTTTTCGTCATCCCGCGGACGGCTCTCCATGCGGACGACGTGGTCCATGTCCTCAATGACGGCCGCCTCGACATCCGCAAGGTGCAGGTGCTGCGGAAGGACGAGAGCGAAGCGGTCGTTCAGAACGGAGTCCGGGAGGGCGAGTGGGTCATCCTCTCGCCCATTCCGGAGCCGGTGCCGGGCCTGAAGCTGCGCCTGGCCGACGGGAACCGGGCCGGGGAGCGGAAACGGTGA
- a CDS encoding efflux RND transporter permease subunit: MRSLIALFARNRVMANILMWFFILIGLLALLNIRSELIPQFSLDRIQVQIIWEGASPEEVEEGVCIKVDEALTGVEGVKTITSTAFEGRCATVAELYSWVRDRRKALDDVKNAVDRVETFPESTERPVVTEIKRLDQVLDLALYGDVPEVALKRVAEEVKEDLLNIPGISQVIVRGLREWEISIEVSEATLRAHNLTFEGLADIIRKNVLDLSGGDVRSPERRIRIRTIGKRYTGREFEALPILTRPNGTILRLGEIARVTDGFAESDKTGRFNGKPAALIVIYKTDEEDALEIAALAREYVRTKRSQLPPSLSLDAWADTSRLIRDRMDLLLRNGRQGLVLIFLTLWLFLNIRLSLWVAMGLPVAVMAALGFITFWGGTLNMITLFAFIMVIGMLVDDAIVVAENIYTRMKRGEDFITAAVEGTAEVAWPVIATITTTIIAFLPLMFVQGTLGKFLAILPVGIIASLVASLFEALFILPAHLGHWFKFPREGSRGFRIRQRVDGWVAWVVESLYAPSLRFCLKARYLVAAAAAALFLVTVSLVAGGHVRFVFFPRFDSDWVEAKLLFSEGTPVERTAEAARRIERVAMNLNAEFKTKSGEPLVKHVFTVLGEQIGPNLTEEGSHAAQVIVEMLPSELRGIGSTEIVNGWRERTGEIPDTVSLIFQASGAQPPGGKPLEIQFAGGDLDILRRVSDELKAELRKYPGVYDIEDDFRPGKSELRVTPTQQGRLLGVSLQDLANQLRARFFGLEALRLQRGREDVKVKLRYPLGERQSLGDVENARIRTPSGAEIPFSEVARVDVERGLAQIKRVDRRRAVTVSAEVDDARANATEIMNDLRAKFFPPLQGRHPGVRVRFEGQTKESRESLASLQLGFLVALASIFVNLAIMFRSYFQPLVVMSAIPFGIVGAIWGHIVMGLDISMMSLMGIVALAGVVVNDSLVLLDFVNRNIASGMPVEEALHHGGVSRWRAILMTTLTTVAGLAPMLAEKSFQAQFLIPMAVSLSFGLLFSTAITLILVPVIVLIGNDATRLFWRGWLGRWPSREEVDVHSPEALRPSA, encoded by the coding sequence GTGAGAAGCCTCATCGCGCTCTTCGCCCGGAACCGCGTCATGGCCAACATCCTGATGTGGTTCTTCATCCTCATCGGCCTCCTCGCCCTCCTCAACATCCGCAGCGAGCTCATTCCGCAGTTTTCCCTGGACCGGATCCAGGTGCAGATCATTTGGGAGGGGGCGAGCCCCGAGGAGGTGGAGGAGGGCGTATGCATCAAGGTGGACGAGGCGCTGACGGGCGTCGAGGGGGTGAAGACCATCACCTCGACCGCGTTCGAGGGCCGATGCGCCACGGTGGCGGAGCTCTATTCGTGGGTCCGGGACCGGAGGAAGGCTCTTGACGACGTAAAGAACGCCGTGGACCGCGTCGAGACATTCCCGGAGAGCACCGAGAGGCCCGTCGTCACCGAGATCAAGCGGCTCGACCAGGTGCTGGACCTCGCACTGTACGGCGACGTGCCCGAGGTCGCGCTCAAGCGCGTGGCCGAGGAGGTGAAGGAGGACCTCCTCAACATCCCGGGCATTTCCCAAGTGATCGTGCGGGGGCTCCGGGAGTGGGAGATCTCGATAGAGGTTTCCGAGGCCACCTTGCGGGCGCACAACCTCACCTTCGAGGGCCTGGCCGACATCATCCGGAAGAATGTCCTGGATCTCTCCGGCGGCGACGTCCGCTCGCCCGAGCGCCGCATCCGCATCCGCACCATCGGGAAGCGCTACACGGGACGCGAGTTCGAGGCATTGCCCATCCTCACCCGCCCGAACGGCACCATCCTGCGCCTGGGGGAGATCGCGCGGGTGACGGATGGCTTTGCCGAGAGCGACAAGACCGGTCGCTTCAACGGGAAGCCCGCCGCCCTCATCGTGATCTACAAGACCGATGAGGAGGACGCCCTCGAGATCGCCGCGCTGGCCCGCGAATATGTCCGGACGAAGCGGTCGCAGCTCCCGCCCAGCCTCTCGCTCGACGCGTGGGCCGACACCTCCCGCCTCATCCGGGACCGCATGGACCTCTTGCTGCGGAACGGCCGCCAGGGCCTAGTCCTCATCTTCCTCACCCTGTGGCTCTTCCTGAACATCCGCCTCTCCCTCTGGGTGGCGATGGGCCTTCCCGTGGCCGTGATGGCCGCGCTCGGCTTCATCACCTTCTGGGGCGGCACCCTGAACATGATCACCCTCTTCGCCTTCATCATGGTGATCGGCATGCTGGTGGACGACGCCATCGTGGTGGCGGAGAACATCTACACCCGGATGAAGAGGGGCGAGGACTTCATCACGGCGGCGGTGGAGGGAACCGCCGAGGTGGCCTGGCCCGTCATCGCCACGATCACCACCACCATCATCGCCTTCCTGCCGCTCATGTTCGTGCAGGGCACGCTCGGGAAATTCCTGGCCATCCTGCCGGTCGGGATTATCGCTTCCCTCGTAGCCTCGCTGTTCGAGGCCCTGTTCATCCTCCCGGCCCACCTGGGGCACTGGTTCAAGTTTCCCCGGGAGGGGAGCCGCGGCTTCCGCATTCGCCAGCGGGTGGACGGCTGGGTAGCCTGGGTCGTGGAGAGTTTGTATGCGCCCTCCCTGCGGTTCTGCCTGAAGGCCCGGTACCTGGTGGCGGCGGCCGCCGCCGCGTTGTTCCTGGTGACGGTATCCCTGGTGGCGGGGGGGCACGTGCGCTTCGTCTTCTTTCCCCGGTTCGATTCGGATTGGGTCGAGGCGAAGCTCCTCTTTTCGGAGGGAACGCCTGTCGAGCGGACGGCCGAGGCCGCCCGGCGGATCGAGCGGGTGGCGATGAATCTCAACGCCGAGTTCAAGACGAAGAGCGGGGAGCCACTCGTCAAGCACGTCTTCACCGTTCTGGGGGAGCAGATCGGGCCCAACCTCACCGAGGAAGGCAGCCACGCCGCCCAGGTCATCGTGGAGATGCTCCCCTCCGAGCTGCGCGGGATCGGCAGCACCGAGATCGTCAACGGGTGGCGGGAGCGGACGGGCGAGATCCCCGACACCGTCAGCCTGATATTCCAGGCGTCGGGGGCCCAGCCGCCGGGAGGAAAGCCGCTGGAGATCCAGTTCGCGGGGGGCGACCTGGACATCCTCCGCCGGGTTTCGGATGAGCTGAAGGCCGAGTTGAGGAAATACCCGGGCGTATACGACATCGAGGACGACTTCCGCCCGGGAAAATCCGAGCTCCGCGTCACCCCGACCCAGCAGGGGCGGCTGCTGGGGGTGAGCCTGCAGGATCTGGCGAACCAGCTCCGGGCGCGGTTCTTCGGGCTGGAGGCGCTCCGCCTTCAGCGCGGCCGGGAGGACGTGAAGGTGAAGCTCCGCTACCCCTTGGGAGAGCGCCAGAGCCTGGGGGATGTGGAGAACGCGCGCATCCGCACCCCCTCCGGGGCGGAGATCCCTTTCTCCGAGGTGGCCCGGGTGGACGTGGAGCGGGGCCTCGCGCAGATCAAGCGCGTGGACCGGCGCCGGGCGGTGACTGTCTCCGCCGAGGTGGACGACGCCCGCGCCAACGCAACGGAGATCATGAACGATCTTCGGGCGAAGTTTTTCCCTCCCCTCCAGGGGCGTCACCCGGGCGTGCGCGTCCGCTTTGAGGGCCAGACAAAGGAGTCGAGAGAGTCCCTCGCGAGCCTGCAACTGGGTTTCCTGGTCGCCTTGGCGAGCATTTTTGTGAACTTGGCTATCATGTTCCGCAGCTATTTTCAGCCCCTGGTGGTGATGAGCGCCATCCCCTTCGGCATCGTGGGCGCCATCTGGGGGCACATCGTCATGGGGCTGGACATTTCCATGATGAGCCTGATGGGGATCGTGGCCCTCGCGGGGGTGGTGGTGAACGACTCCCTCGTGCTGCTCGACTTCGTGAACCGCAACATCGCCTCCGGAATGCCCGTCGAGGAGGCGCTTCACCACGGGGGAGTATCCCGCTGGCGGGCCATCCTGATGACCACCCTTACCACCGTGGCCGGCCTGGCTCCCATGCTGGCGGAGAAGAGCTTCCAGGCCCAGTTCCTCATCCCGATGGCGGTGAGCCTCAGCTTCGGGCTCCTGTTCTCCACGGCCATCACCCTGATCCTCGTGCCGGTCATCGTCCTGATCGGAAACGACGCGACCCGCCTCTTCTGGCGCGGGTGGCTGGGCCGCTGGCCGAGCCGGGAGGAGGTGGACGTGCACTCGCCGGAGGCGCTCCGGCCATCCGCCTAG
- a CDS encoding alcohol dehydrogenase catalytic domain-containing protein produces MSTTNGIRYGADVKKRMEAVILTAPMKFEIGEVETPAPGHGEVLVRVESTTICGTDIEIIKGNHAPRWPPRYPAILGHEWAGKVVAMGPGTEGFGLEMGDHVAGTSHAGCGACRMCLTGRYNLCLNYGKAVTGHRQYGHITQGSYAEYVVNNMRALHKMPKEMPFDVGSCVDPAGCGLWTAKRAGINPGDTVVILGSGPIGVFAFESARALGAGRVIVVGGGKRLEIIAAQGAETVDYRKGGVPEKIKALTSGRMANVVLETAGTTDSFKWTVDCGGKGARIGITGIPDNIPDLAWKRVVLEEMDIFGVRANPNCGDEVVALIQAGRIRVQPYITHRFPLRQYKEAFEAFAARKDGALLVNLTPGA; encoded by the coding sequence ATGTCCACGACGAACGGCATCCGCTACGGCGCCGACGTGAAGAAAAGGATGGAGGCGGTCATCCTGACCGCGCCCATGAAGTTCGAGATCGGCGAGGTCGAGACCCCGGCCCCGGGACACGGCGAGGTCCTCGTCCGGGTGGAGAGCACCACCATCTGCGGGACCGACATCGAGATCATCAAGGGAAACCACGCCCCCCGCTGGCCGCCCAGGTACCCGGCCATCCTGGGGCACGAGTGGGCGGGGAAGGTCGTGGCCATGGGTCCGGGCACCGAGGGCTTCGGCCTCGAGATGGGCGACCACGTGGCCGGCACGAGCCACGCCGGCTGCGGTGCCTGCCGCATGTGCCTCACCGGCCGCTACAACCTTTGCCTGAACTACGGCAAGGCCGTGACCGGCCACCGGCAGTACGGCCACATCACCCAGGGGTCCTACGCCGAGTACGTCGTCAACAACATGCGGGCCCTCCACAAGATGCCCAAGGAGATGCCCTTCGACGTGGGCTCCTGCGTGGACCCGGCCGGCTGCGGCCTCTGGACGGCCAAGCGGGCCGGCATTAACCCGGGGGACACCGTGGTGATCCTGGGCTCGGGGCCCATCGGGGTCTTCGCCTTCGAGTCGGCCCGCGCCCTGGGCGCCGGGCGGGTGATCGTGGTGGGGGGAGGCAAGCGCCTCGAGATCATCGCCGCCCAAGGCGCCGAGACGGTGGACTACCGCAAGGGCGGGGTGCCGGAGAAGATCAAGGCCCTGACGTCCGGCCGGATGGCCAACGTCGTGCTCGAGACCGCCGGGACCACCGACAGCTTCAAGTGGACGGTGGACTGCGGCGGCAAGGGCGCCCGCATCGGCATCACCGGCATCCCGGACAACATCCCCGACCTGGCCTGGAAGCGGGTGGTCCTCGAGGAGATGGACATCTTCGGGGTGCGCGCCAACCCCAACTGCGGGGACGAGGTGGTGGCCCTCATCCAGGCCGGGCGCATCAGGGTCCAGCCCTATATCACCCACCGCTTCCCCCTGCGGCAGTACAAGGAGGCCTTCGAGGCCTTCGCGGCGCGCAAGGACGGGGCCCTGCTGGTCAATCTGACGCCCGGCGCATGA
- the queF gene encoding NADPH-dependent 7-cyano-7-deazaguanine reductase QueF gives MADERKYGARMIAEARLEAVPNPSRERDYLIDFTIPEFTCLCPISNFPDFAIIRIQYVPGETIVELKSLKLYINRFRDQEIFHEQAVNRILNDLVAACSPKWAWVEGDFNVRGNIKTKIRAVHGTRPPGVPD, from the coding sequence ATGGCGGACGAGCGGAAGTACGGCGCGCGGATGATCGCGGAGGCGAGGCTTGAGGCGGTGCCCAACCCCTCGCGGGAGCGGGACTATCTCATCGACTTCACCATCCCCGAGTTCACCTGCCTCTGCCCCATCAGCAACTTTCCGGACTTCGCCATCATCCGCATCCAGTACGTGCCGGGCGAGACCATCGTGGAGCTCAAGTCCCTCAAGCTCTACATCAACCGCTTCCGCGACCAGGAGATCTTCCACGAGCAGGCGGTGAACCGGATTCTGAACGACCTCGTCGCGGCCTGCTCGCCCAAGTGGGCCTGGGTGGAGGGCGACTTCAACGTCCGCGGCAACATCAAGACCAAGATTCGCGCCGTCCACGGCACCCGCCCTCCGGGCGTGCCTGACTGA
- the tenA gene encoding thiaminase II produces MERFREELRAAAAPVWEAIHRHPFVREVGGGAISPERFGYFICQDYLYLQDFARALQLTGAKAAAQDDLETFAEHAANCVRVERALHAGLAARAGVSERLGVDPPGPATLAYTRHLLATCRAGSLAVGLAALLPCYWIYREVGLRLARSLPADPLCAEWISVYAGDVYGGLVEAQLALADRLGPSLGSLERARAREAFLLSSRYEWMFWEQAYRLEKWPL; encoded by the coding sequence GTGGAGCGCTTCCGGGAGGAACTTCGGGCGGCGGCCGCCCCGGTCTGGGAGGCCATCCACCGGCACCCCTTCGTCCGGGAGGTGGGCGGGGGCGCCATCTCACCCGAGCGCTTCGGCTACTTCATCTGCCAGGACTATCTCTACCTCCAGGACTTCGCCCGGGCCCTCCAATTGACTGGCGCGAAGGCGGCCGCCCAGGACGACCTCGAAACCTTCGCCGAGCACGCCGCCAATTGCGTCCGGGTGGAACGGGCCCTGCACGCGGGGCTGGCCGCCCGGGCTGGGGTGAGCGAACGGCTGGGGGTGGACCCTCCCGGGCCCGCCACCCTGGCCTACACCCGCCACCTCCTGGCCACGTGCCGGGCGGGAAGCTTGGCCGTGGGCCTGGCCGCCCTGCTCCCTTGCTACTGGATCTACCGGGAGGTCGGGCTGCGCCTGGCCAGGAGCCTCCCGGCCGACCCTCTCTGCGCCGAGTGGATCTCCGTCTACGCCGGCGATGTCTATGGAGGGCTGGTCGAGGCCCAGCTCGCCCTGGCGGACCGACTGGGCCCTTCCCTGGGAAGCCTGGAGCGCGCCCGGGCGCGCGAGGCCTTCCTCCTCTCCAGCCGCTACGAGTGGATGTTCTGGGAGCAGGCCTACCGCCTGGAGAAATGGCCGCTCTAG
- a CDS encoding xanthine dehydrogenase family protein, translated as MNDYKVAGKGLARIDTPDKAAGTACFGADVPAVRPLAGRVLGTPHAFARVLSVDASRARKIPGVRYVLTRDECPDIRFGGDIKDQSWLGKDGYVRYVGDPVAAVAAETPEAAQAAIDAIRVRYEPLAPVVDPIASREGRTLLVHEDWKELKGLGPQAEGNVLGRFEKTLGDPGAAFAQADVVLEHTFRTPHVHAGYIEPHACTAEAGADGKVTVWTTTQDAWAIRADVAEALGLPATKVRVIPTEIGGGFGSKLKSIYEHIAALLALRTGRAVRMEMSREEDHRAVNPRHPHVFTIKTGVKRDGTLVAREMDVTMDHGAYGRGAPFQCSSKMVMASALYRVSGVRVKACTVYSNAPVAGPVRAPSGPQYHFATEVHTDIVARELGMDPLEFRRKNALRPGDKTLAGVTRDDAMAKVMERAAAEVRWGQPVPRRPDLPEEEGWRYGRGIACGFWHGPGEASSCSLRLNPDGTVQMMSGTVNLTGASTSLCQLVAEELGLGLDHVRYAVGDTDTVPQSTAASGSKATRSVAGAAMKAVKDLRKKILEVAGAKLEAAPGDLLIEEGKVKVASARDRFLTLAQVAKAAPEVTGYLIGDGASPRPPACPIYTAQAAEVAVHPELGEVRVLRLVGVQDVGFAINPLSVEGQIEGAMVQGMGLALMEEQFRHPNGRLSGETLHEYLLPTSMDMPELKVILYDNPAEGTPFGMRGVGEPPIVATAAAIVNAIQDAVGVPFFSIPVGPHHLRKALAAVGNGA; from the coding sequence ATGAACGACTATAAGGTGGCGGGGAAGGGCCTGGCGAGGATTGACACGCCCGACAAGGCGGCCGGCACGGCCTGCTTCGGGGCCGACGTGCCGGCGGTCCGGCCCCTGGCGGGCCGGGTCCTCGGGACCCCGCACGCTTTCGCGCGCGTCCTCTCGGTGGACGCCTCCCGGGCGAGGAAAATCCCCGGGGTGCGCTACGTGCTCACGCGCGACGAGTGCCCGGACATCCGCTTCGGCGGGGACATCAAGGATCAGAGCTGGCTCGGCAAGGACGGCTACGTGCGCTACGTGGGCGATCCCGTCGCCGCCGTGGCGGCCGAGACGCCCGAGGCGGCCCAGGCGGCGATAGACGCCATCCGGGTGCGCTACGAGCCCCTCGCCCCCGTCGTCGACCCCATCGCCAGCCGGGAGGGGAGGACCCTCCTCGTCCACGAGGACTGGAAAGAGCTCAAGGGCCTGGGGCCCCAGGCCGAGGGCAACGTTCTCGGCCGTTTCGAGAAGACGCTCGGCGATCCCGGCGCCGCCTTCGCCCAGGCCGACGTGGTGCTCGAGCACACGTTCCGGACCCCTCACGTGCACGCGGGCTACATCGAGCCCCACGCCTGCACGGCCGAGGCCGGGGCCGACGGGAAAGTGACCGTCTGGACCACCACCCAGGACGCCTGGGCCATCCGCGCCGACGTGGCCGAGGCGCTGGGCCTCCCGGCGACCAAGGTGCGGGTCATCCCCACCGAGATCGGCGGGGGCTTCGGCTCCAAGCTCAAGAGCATCTACGAGCACATCGCCGCCCTCCTGGCGCTGAGGACCGGCCGGGCCGTGCGCATGGAGATGTCCCGCGAGGAGGACCACCGGGCGGTCAACCCGCGCCATCCCCACGTTTTCACCATCAAGACCGGAGTGAAACGGGACGGCACCCTGGTCGCCCGCGAGATGGACGTCACCATGGATCACGGCGCCTACGGGCGCGGCGCCCCCTTCCAGTGCAGCAGCAAGATGGTCATGGCCTCCGCCCTCTACCGCGTCTCGGGCGTCCGGGTGAAGGCTTGCACGGTCTACTCCAACGCCCCGGTGGCAGGCCCCGTCCGCGCCCCCAGCGGGCCGCAGTACCACTTCGCGACCGAGGTCCACACCGACATCGTCGCCCGCGAGCTGGGCATGGATCCCCTCGAGTTCCGCCGCAAGAACGCCCTTCGGCCGGGCGACAAGACCCTGGCTGGCGTGACCCGCGACGACGCCATGGCGAAGGTGATGGAGCGGGCCGCGGCCGAGGTGCGCTGGGGCCAGCCCGTCCCCCGCCGCCCGGACCTCCCGGAGGAGGAAGGCTGGCGGTACGGCCGGGGCATCGCCTGCGGCTTCTGGCACGGCCCGGGCGAGGCCTCGAGCTGCTCCCTCCGGCTGAATCCAGACGGCACGGTCCAGATGATGTCGGGCACGGTGAACCTGACCGGGGCCAGCACCTCCCTCTGCCAGCTCGTGGCCGAGGAGCTGGGCCTGGGGCTCGACCACGTCCGCTACGCCGTGGGGGACACCGACACCGTCCCGCAGTCCACCGCCGCCTCGGGCAGCAAGGCGACGCGCTCGGTGGCGGGGGCCGCGATGAAGGCGGTGAAGGACCTCCGCAAGAAGATCCTGGAGGTGGCGGGGGCCAAGCTGGAGGCCGCGCCGGGGGACCTGCTCATCGAGGAGGGGAAGGTGAAGGTGGCCTCCGCGCGGGACCGCTTCCTCACCCTCGCTCAGGTGGCCAAGGCCGCGCCCGAGGTGACCGGCTACCTCATCGGAGACGGGGCGAGCCCCCGGCCCCCGGCCTGCCCCATCTACACCGCGCAGGCGGCCGAGGTGGCGGTGCACCCGGAGCTCGGCGAGGTGCGGGTGCTGCGCCTCGTGGGCGTCCAGGACGTGGGCTTCGCCATCAACCCCCTCTCGGTCGAGGGTCAGATCGAGGGGGCGATGGTCCAGGGAATGGGCCTAGCCCTCATGGAGGAGCAGTTCCGCCACCCGAACGGGCGGCTCAGCGGAGAAACCCTGCACGAGTACCTCCTCCCGACCAGCATGGACATGCCGGAACTGAAGGTCATCCTCTACGACAACCCGGCCGAGGGGACCCCCTTCGGAATGCGCGGGGTGGGGGAGCCCCCCATCGTGGCCACCGCCGCCGCCATCGTGAACGCGATCCAGGACGCGGTGGGCGTGCCCTTCTTTTCCATTCCGGTCGGCCCCCATCATCTGCGGAAAGCCCTCGCTGCCGTGGGCAACGGCGCTTAA
- a CDS encoding carboxymuconolactone decarboxylase family protein: MELGRALGLTAEQIDLLDGDRWEGSPLFSGKEKAAIRWADEVTNLRAKRNDFAFEEMKKHFTTRQIVELTFVCGMWNLSGRVAEALRLVVEPPGGRIAFQEKDMR, from the coding sequence GTGGAGCTCGGTCGAGCTCTGGGCCTCACGGCGGAGCAGATTGACCTCCTCGACGGGGATCGGTGGGAGGGGAGCCCCCTCTTCTCCGGCAAGGAGAAAGCGGCCATCCGCTGGGCGGACGAGGTGACGAACCTGAGGGCCAAGCGGAACGACTTCGCCTTCGAGGAGATGAAGAAGCACTTCACCACGCGCCAGATCGTGGAGCTCACCTTCGTGTGCGGCATGTGGAACCTCTCCGGCCGGGTGGCCGAGGCCCTCCGCCTCGTGGTCGAGCCGCCCGGGGGGCGCATCGCGTTCCAAGAAAAGGACATGCGCTAG